From the genome of Mucilaginibacter paludis DSM 18603:
CAGTAACAAAAGTCGACCAATTGCGTGTCCCTTCTACTTAAGGAAACACCACATCACTGTTATTTCCTTTTTCATACCAATAAAATCCTATAAATCAATATGTTAAAGTAAGCATCTGTAGATCATATCCTCCGGATTTTTACACACATTGTCACGTCCTGAAAAAGGTTTACACATTTTACTGATTAATCCTGTTTCAAGTTTACACTTTATTTTAGTCCTGTAATGGGTTTACAGTTTTATAAAGATAAAGAATAACTGTTGTTGTTTGCTTGTAGTGTTGGAATGTGGGAAACTCCTTCAGTTTTCCATATTCCAACACGTTTTTCTTTTTTTGCTTCTTTTTTTCTTTTTGTTATCTCCTTTCTTTTTGTTTAAAAGCTATGCCATCACTTTTGCTGTCGGATGGTTAAGCAGATTTCTCCACCGGCGCTTGATCGGGCCGGTTTGCGTGTGCGCCTTTTCCGGTGTCATCATATCCACGCTGCTGTGCGGCCTCATCCGGTTGTAAATATCGATGGCTATTTTTGCCGAACACTGCGCTTGATTACTATTCGAATAAGCATCTTCAAGCAGCTCCTGTTTAAGTATCCCGTTCACTCTTTCTGCAATAGCGTTGTCTTTGGGGTTGCCGCTTTGGGTCATGCTGATATTGATAGTATTAGATTTTAATAAGGTTACATAGCCGTCGCTACAGTATTGTGAGCCACGATCGGAATGATGTATTAATGGCTTATCGCTTGCCCTCCCTTTTAACGCCATTTCCAAGGCTGTCAGCGGCCCCTCTGCCGACAAATCAATATGCATACAGAAGCCAACAATCTTACGGCTATAAGCATCCGTTATCAGGCTCAGGTAAGCGAACTTCTTCTTTCTCAGACGTATGTAGGTAATATCACTTACCCATAACTCATCTGCGCGGCTTAACCTGATGTCCTTTATAAGGTCGGGATATTTCTTCATCCAGTGATTGGAATCTGTTGTTTGGGGCTGACTGCGCCTTCTCTTTACAATCAGTAAATCATTTTCCCGCAACAAGTCAAAAAGCAGATCCCTGCATATATACATGTCATGACCTTCCATAAATGGTTCCATCATCACATGCAGTTTCCGGCATCCAAGCCGAGGCTGAAAAGTACGGTGATAGAGTACTTGCTGGATAAGCAGGTCCTCCTCAAGCGATTTTTTGCCTGACAATTTCTGGTGCTGATAGTACGCCTGCGGTGAATGACCAAGCAGTCTGCAAAACCCACGAAGACCGCGTGGGCAACTTTGCATTTTCATTTGGACTGCCTGGTGCCATGTTTTTTTCGCAGGTCGATGCCGAGCTCCTTACTGGATATATCGAGCATAAAATCCTGCAACTCGATCTTTAGCCGCGCCTCGCGTAATTCCTTTTTCAGTAGATTTATGTCATCAGGTATCGGTAATTCTTCCTTCACCACCCGGACTATTTCTCTGGCTTTTTTTGGCTTATTATGTTTTGACATCACAATACGATGTACTTGATCACGGCTTATTCCGTACTTCGCTGCTAATATACGGTAACCTAATCCTCCTTCATTATGATCATAAAGGATTGCTGACACATTTTTATATTCCATTTTTGGTTTATTTAATGTGTAAACCTATTTCAGGACTAGACACATCAAACAATCTTTTTCATCATTTGTTAATTAGCTTCAAGCGAACAATCTATGAAAAATCTAACCGCTCTATTGATTGCCTTTATTTTTTTATCTGTTACTTTCACAAAAGCAACCTATGCACAGAATGAAGAAAACCGCATGAAGATGCAGATGACCATCAGCTACGGCGGTAAGACAATCGTTACAGAACTAAATTCTGTAGCCACGGCGCTTACACGCGGCTATGATGAGCAACCGGCTGCCCCCGCTGTTAAAGATTCGCTTAAAAGCAAACTTCCGGCAAATCCCGGCACGGTGTATCTAACGGTAGACGCAAAAAAGATAGGTGATGAATTGTTAACAGTTTTTGCTAAAAAGCAAAACCATTTCGATGGCTCCATCAGTATTGTAGATTCTTACGGCAA
Proteins encoded in this window:
- a CDS encoding IS3 family transposase gives rise to the protein MKMQSCPRGLRGFCRLLGHSPQAYYQHQKLSGKKSLEEDLLIQQVLYHRTFQPRLGCRKLHVMMEPFMEGHDMYICRDLLFDLLRENDLLIVKRRRSQPQTTDSNHWMKKYPDLIKDIRLSRADELWVSDITYIRLRKKKFAYLSLITDAYSRKIVGFCMHIDLSAEGPLTALEMALKGRASDKPLIHHSDRGSQYCSDGYVTLLKSNTINISMTQSGNPKDNAIAERVNGILKQELLEDAYSNSNQAQCSAKIAIDIYNRMRPHSSVDMMTPEKAHTQTGPIKRRWRNLLNHPTAKVMA
- the tssD gene encoding type VI secretion system tube protein TssD, whose protein sequence is MKNLTALLIAFIFLSVTFTKATYAQNEENRMKMQMTISYGGKTIVTELNSVATALTRGYDEQPAAPAVKDSLKSKLPANPGTVYLTVDAKKIGDELLTVFAKKQNHFDGSISIVDSYGKNPPRTIKFKRASLYSYSEQLSTGTYSDSFGAYAISLNCQEISINGITIEQ